The genomic stretch GCTGGTCCAGGTTCTCGCCCCTTGACGGCGCCCTCGTGGTCACCGTCGGGGACCAACCACAGGTGATGAATGCATCTTGCCATCAAACTCGAAATTGCAACAGAGATTAGGAAAACTGAAAACATTCTGCACAGCTAAAAAGGAGGCCAGAAAAAAAGTGTCCGTACTCCAGGCCTGCAAACAATACAGACTGAAATGGGAGGCCATGGGCACATTGCCAGTTTGCCATCACTGACACCATTGTTCATCATGATTCAGGACTCGCTACTGACCTGTTTCGTTTCCATGGATGCAGTGCGGGCACTACAAAAGCGTGTCTGGCAAACCAGCTTACAGCAATGATGATCTCCAAGGAGACAGCAGCGATGCCATCTCGGCAGAATTCTTCCTTTCCTGCTCTTCAGCAGGAGCGGCAAAGGAGACTATGAACATGGACACCATGAAGGTCATCCCGTTGAATCTGCAGATCATGGTAGCAGCTTGCCTTGTGCTTGTTTACCATGTCTTCCTGTCATGCTCGTATGCCATTTGGTAATGTTCAGCGAGACAGCAACTGCAGGGCTTGTTTCCCTTTACTGAGTATGCAAAAGTATGCAACACATTTGCCACTGTTAGTCAGCCTAAACATCAGAATGGACAAAACCCAAATTTGGTCTCAGTTATCGGAAGGATAGTACTCCTAACACAGTATCTACATTTACATACTCTGAACCTGAATCTGCTGAGACAAGTATGAAAATCTgatgtgaaaaaaaaaatcaacagcTGCAGTATCAGACGGTACTTTAAACAGGTTTCAACGATTCATCCATTCATATAAAGTAAGGAGCTGCATTTAGGGTTTTAAGATCCCTTTTgtttagtactccctccgtcccaaattctaagtcattccaaaaatcttggagagtcaaaatttttcaagtttgaccaaatttatatagcaaactaATAACATTTTTATTACCAACCAAGTATTATAAGattctttattagttatattttcatagcgtacctattttatgacataaatttttatatttctctctatatttttagtcaaacttaaaaatactttgactctaagattcttgaaatgacttataatttggaacgaaggGAGTAATAGACTAATAGTGCATGAAGACTTAGTAATAGTGCATGAAGACTTAGTAATAGTGCATGAAGACCCAGCTCCTGTATGCAATTCCCAAGCAGTTAAAGTGACTACTCGTACCAAGGTGTGAAACCGcactattactattattattactattactattattattattattatttggaTGGAATCGTAGTATGAGTAATTGTAAAGATGTAATCGTCCAGCACAGCAAAAAGAGAATATGACAACTATACCTCATGATAATAGATTAACAGTCAGGCAGGGACCTTCTGAGGCCCTGACACAACTAGGCTGGAGTTCGGTTATACTGATCAGGTGCACATCTGGAAAAGACTTACACCGCTAATGTCCACTAAATTAATGATTAATACGAACTACAAAACATTTACTACTGTACATGCTAGTCTACAATCAAGAACGATAGCAGACGCCTTCACAACAAGACTCAGGGTACCGTAAGACAGAGCCACATTAAGAACTTGCTACAGTgaactagctacatcaaaagatgGTGCTGACAGGATTCCACATGAAAAGACCTAGGATACAGTACGACCGTAGCATACTGATGCTAGGTAGAGATTCTTAGACCATTTGTCCTGCAATGAAACAAGAGTGCATTTTGTCAGAATCAGCGGTCAGTTGCGATAAGATACTGAATGAGGTACTGCAGGCTTGTTAACCTTCACATGTTGACTAGGGAAAGCAGTTGTCCTCAGTGTCTCTTGGGTTTCATCCGTAGGTCGCCTCCTTGGTACACTTAAAACAAAAGCAGCCTGATCCCAAGTTGCAGCAGTTGCGGTTATCCGGTAACCACTGTCCCACCTTTTATGAATTCCCTCACTGGGATACAAGAAATCCAGTTCAACAACCTGGAAAGTCAACGGCAATAGCTCAATAAGAAATATATCCCACTTAACCTAAGTGTAGAAATAAATGCTAAGAAGGGACTGATGAAGTGGAAAAAATGCTACCTGATCAGAAAACCCAGCATTACGAGACATGACAACAGCCCATCTACTTCCAGCAGTAGCCATGGAAGTTACATAGAAACCATCTCGCTATTTCTTGTTTATCCATTTGTAGGGGAAAGTATCACTAACTTTGTAGGACTGTTGTGTGTAGGCTGTGCCTGGATAGATATAACTATAGTCACAAGAATATTTCATATACTAAGACACTACTGCAAGCTTTAGCTGCTTTACCTTTAGACATTACTACCACCGAGCTGCCATTGCTTGCCCCAGCAAGCGCAGTTATATAGTAGTTCCTCTCCCATTGCTCCATTATCCATTCCTTCACATGGAAACAAACCACCATTAGATTTGGCAATGTAGAGAAGAGAATAGCTTACTTAGTAACTTTACTTGACAAAGTGATTATTTTGTAGAAGTTACATAGAATGAACCAAGGTGCAGATCACTCACTTTGTGAAGGAAATGTGGTGTAAGCTCGTAAACTTGGGAAGCGAAACCAGTTCCAGCATCCATGATTATAGCCCAGAGATTGGAACAAGATGTTATGCAACTAATAAACAGTCTATCGTCATTCCCTTTTTCAATTTGTTGTACAAGCCTTGAATCTGCAACATTGTAGTGGTACCTGCAGTACCCAGTGAATTTGTTGAATTACTTTGGCCCAGCCACAGACACATGATATGTAGCAATAACTAAACTTCTATAAGAGTGTACCTTTGTTTCATAGGTCGTCTGCTATTATAGACACTTATCCATTGTGTTGCAGGCATTCCCATCCTGATCTTCTTCTTTGGTTGTTCATCTGCCTCTTCCTCTATCAATAAGCGGCCTCTCTTTTGGCCAACTTGATGTATAAGCTTTAGAGAAGATGCAAGGGAGATTAGACAAAACCAAaataatgtttttttttaaatgacAGATGCAAAATATGAACATACCTTCTGAGCACCATCAGTGTTAATTGGTCTAACATCTGGATTTGGACCTACTACGCTATCAAAAAACGATACACATTTTGCATAGTTGGGTTCCTCATCAAACTTCAAATTGACCACATAGTCTACAAACTCTTTGAAGGGTTGtgggcaaaagcaacagagagatTTTGGAGAGGTAGCCATTTTCTTCTTGCAGACAAGGAAGCTTTTGTTTTCACCCTGTAGATGCAAAATAAACATTAAGTACACATATACATCACTAAAACCAATAAAAATGGCTGGAGGATCCACATTTTACCTGATAACCTTGCCAAGGTAGACGTCCCTGTAGAAGAAAGACTAGCGTGTATGCTAGAGATTCTAAATCATCCCTCCTGCTACCTATTCTCCCAAGATGTGCATGAACACTAGCATAGCGAACTGTTCCCCTGAAACAACAGCAGTAACAATGTAACATAACAGTAAGACTAGTACCTCCTTCAGTTGATTCAACTATGAGAAGCATAAGGACCATGGGTTTACTAGCTACTGTGACACTATGTCGAGTGCACCATCTCAACAGAGACTAAGAGACTGATTCCATGTCCAGTAAAGAATGGCTACTACCACGCATGCCAATCAGGACCACTTCACCAGTAGTGAATAGAATAGGTAAGTTCACTGCAGCAAGATTCTGAAAAAGAGTAAAATACTGTACTGATTCTATATGGCTAAGGAAACATGCAAGCTCGCAAGCACAGGGAGCAGTAATGGTTGGCTGAAAAGTGAAAACCGTTTACAGCAGTGGTAATTTCTGGTGTAATGGCTGGATTCAGGAGTGGAAACAGCAAATGGACAGGAAATGTGACAGGataatcaacatcatcatttaAGTGCTAGCCTGCTACGGGTAATGCAAGTGATGCCTATCATAAAAGCTTCATCTGATCACCTGAAAACATCTGGTTGCTGATCATATTCAACGTGTTGCCCTGTTGCACTTTTCTTCCACTTCGTAGCTGCCATCAGAAGATCCAAGAATACAAAATTATTTACATGCCTTAATCTGTTGTCTACAAACAGAACAGACAAATTCAAATCATCGTAGATGCTGCCGGTTGAGCGATAAAAAAGTAAATTAACTTACCTAAGCCAAGATCAACAAGGAAGAGTTTCTTTTCTTCAGGTGTCCCAGGAGTCCCTAGCAAGAAATTCTCTGGTTTGATATCGCCATGAACATACCTGAAATCccaaacttttttattttaaaattttgcCAGTGGATGAAAGAAATGCATAAGGATCTACACAGAAAGAATAATCGGTGGTGTTAACTGACCCTTTTGAATGCATTTTCTCAAGTATGGAGATTGATTCAATAGCAATACAAGCAACCATCTGAGATGACATTCTGCTAAGAAAGGAATGACATTAATGGTAAACTAAAAGTCAATATCAAGTGGACTCAAAACTATGACTCACGTGTGAGAGTTATTATTCCAGACATCCCAAAGACTGGGTCCGAGCATATCAATAACCTGAATTTTTAAGACCAAGTTAACTAGTATCTAAAAACGATCAGAAATACAGAAGCTAATACTTCATCAGTCCAAAGAAAGTGTTATACCATAACAAAGTAATCCCCTTGGCGTCCTTTGTAGTGGACTCGGGGAACCCCATGAATGCCACTGACGACGCTAAATGTGCAATAACCATGAAAACCGATCAGCTACCCATAAGTTGAATGATCTCCGAAAGACTTGCACCTTCTCATACCCAAATCATAAGATCATAGATTGACTTACTTGTAAACTGCCCACTCATAAGGAGGGCCATAGTGACATCCTGTACTGGTCCTATGCTCAAACTTCAGTGCCACCTAAGATAGAAAGGAAGACGGCTTACTCTCCGGTGCTAATACAGACCACAATTCCAGCTTTCCAAGTCGACTTGTACTAAAGAAAATCCTCTATTACCTCAACAGCACCTGGACCAGTAGCTGACATGCGGTGGCCAACATATACTTGGCCAAAAccacctttcccaagcttcttcCCGACTCTATACTTTGGTGAACTACCCACCTGGATCTGTATATGTAGAACAAGCAGGCAAAGATTAAATCAAAATCATATGGAAGTGGAATGATCGGAAGCAAACTAGAAGGTAACGCCTTTGCGTAGAAAAAGCATAAAATAGACGGTGGAACCAAATTTCATCTCTCGGAATCATCTTAGAGAGCACAACACAATCGAAGCGCAGCAGGCACAATTAAACATCATACGAAGAGCTCACCGTGTCAGGGACAGGGGGGCTGCCCTCCTCGTCGCTTATCAGCTTGTCGTCGCTGTCCCCGTCGTCCATCCCACGCTCCCTCTCGTCGTCGCCGCCTTTCCCCGCGACGACCTCCACGAGCCTGGCCTCCTCCCGCTCCCTCTCTCCCGCCCTCGTCACCCTCCGTTTTTTCTCCGCCGGCGGTGGTGCCGGTGCCGGTtccggtgccgccgccgccgccggagcttTGTCCTCAGCCGCCGCCGGACTCCCCTGAGCCTCTCGGGCCCTTCGCGCCGCGCTATGCAGCACAGGCATCCTCAACAACGGAGCCCCATGGCCCCGTCCCGCCTCAGCTTAATGCTCCGCCTCCTCTTGAGATTCGGCCGCCGATCTCAGGAAGGAGCTGAGGCCTGTGCCATATGCATATTtatataacattaaatatagataaaaaataactaatacgagtaattaattatatattatgagataattttttaaacttagttagtctataattgaataaaaattaccaaatacaaagagtacacaaaaatttctttcc from Sorghum bicolor cultivar BTx623 chromosome 3, Sorghum_bicolor_NCBIv3, whole genome shotgun sequence encodes the following:
- the LOC8075560 gene encoding casein kinase 1-like protein HD16, which codes for MPVLHSAARRAREAQGSPAAAEDKAPAAAAAPEPAPAPPPAEKKRRVTRAGEREREEARLVEVVAGKGGDDERERGMDDGDSDDKLISDEEGSPPVPDTIQVGSSPKYRVGKKLGKGGFGQVYVGHRMSATGPGAVEVALKFEHRTSTGCHYGPPYEWAVYNVVSGIHGVPRVHYKGRQGDYFVMVIDMLGPSLWDVWNNNSHTMSSQMVACIAIESISILEKMHSKGYVHGDIKPENFLLGTPGTPEEKKLFLVDLGLATKWKKSATGQHVEYDQQPDVFRGTVRYASVHAHLGRIGSRRDDLESLAYTLVFLLQGRLPWQGYQGENKSFLVCKKKMATSPKSLCCFCPQPFKEFVDYVVNLKFDEEPNYAKCVSFFDSVVGPNPDVRPINTDGAQKLIHQVGQKRGRLLIEEEADEQPKKKIRMGMPATQWISVYNSRRPMKQRYHYNVADSRLVQQIEKGNDDRLFISCITSCSNLWAIIMDAGTGFASQVYELTPHFLHKEWIMEQWERNYYITALAGASNGSSVVVMSKGTAYTQQSYKVSDTFPYKWINKK